A single genomic interval of Candidatus Hydrogenedentota bacterium harbors:
- a CDS encoding PSD1 domain-containing protein — protein MSAAAARRMLCLAALGATQLAAADPAAVEFFEKTIRPVLVDHCYECHGGNPAKIKGGLNLTFRDGLLKGGDGGPVLVPGDADGSRLMTALHYENADLQMPPSGPLAKDVIANFATWIAQGAADPRDTPPSSHELQENMSWEKVRERRMTWWSFQPVTNPAPPTVNDGAWSANPIDAFIKQRLDEAGVPAAEIADSETLARRLYFVLTGLPPAPDAVERFVAEAAADRQAAVESTVEELLASPAYGERWGRHWMDWMRYSETHGSEGDPAVPHAWRYRDYIIRALNADVPYDDLVREHIAGDRVPVPRINEELGINESVIGNAQFRFVQHGFSPTDPLDERVHVTDNQVDVISKAFLGLTVSCARCHDHKFDPISQKDFYALYGIFASTRPATVTIDTPARQDVNKAALQAQKNQIRAATATAWIAATDQLPAKLQAPVGPWADAIANATTNLDPLHAWQRLGKAEDGALRRGWNELAAQWHGSRGALEQRRGTAYPLQWNLGQDGANWQRHGNGVAATASAPGEFIVAIGGDRVVETILPSGTYGNLLSQKHSANLASPRFDVAQKALYVRFAGNGDARHRYVVQDYPRDGTIYPLTKLNGGDWHWQRWDMDYWKGDTAHLEISTAMDQAVLAEQKLTPSWFGISEAIAVDEGQPEPRDEMAEFVSPLFAVEGEPDNTGALADRYRLSLRAAIEAWRDGRMSDEQARYLNYFVRRGLLPNTLAELQEPGALVVEYRRLEGEIPVPTRVPGMLEGAPVAQPLYVRGNHKTPGEIVPHRFLEGIDATPYDSKDAGRLALAESILRENNPLAARVIVNRLWHYTFGRGIVATTDNFGKMGELPTHPELLDFLATRMREEDWSVKAMLRLLVTSRTFQLSAAPSSEARERDPNNLLLSHAHVRRLEAEAIRDAMLATSGRLDATIGGEPVGGWEPRRSVYVRVIRNGLDPLLTTFDFPTPFTTQGRRDSTNVPAQSLTFMNEPFVRMLADGLASRVRQDAALADDGARAEAMFRLVTGRSPQAEERERMLAYVATAQTRPDGAVLEPSLKARLNVAEDRLADHEQAVSEAVAKKLSEDPRFSEIPEDQRSARANPGLWQQRNEAQAQLDYLRGLAAPAQPWVELAQSLFSLKEFIYLR, from the coding sequence ATGAGCGCCGCTGCCGCACGCCGGATGCTCTGCCTGGCGGCGCTTGGAGCGACGCAACTTGCGGCGGCGGATCCGGCGGCCGTGGAGTTTTTCGAGAAGACTATTCGCCCCGTGCTGGTGGACCACTGCTACGAGTGCCACGGTGGCAATCCCGCAAAGATCAAGGGCGGATTGAACCTTACTTTTCGCGATGGGCTATTGAAGGGTGGTGATGGCGGCCCGGTGCTGGTGCCGGGCGATGCCGATGGCAGCCGCCTGATGACTGCGCTTCACTATGAGAACGCGGACTTGCAGATGCCGCCATCGGGACCGCTGGCGAAGGATGTGATCGCGAATTTCGCCACTTGGATCGCCCAAGGCGCTGCGGACCCGCGCGATACCCCTCCTTCGAGTCACGAACTTCAGGAGAACATGTCCTGGGAAAAGGTGCGCGAGCGGCGCATGACGTGGTGGAGTTTTCAGCCGGTCACAAACCCCGCGCCGCCCACGGTCAACGATGGAGCCTGGTCGGCCAATCCGATTGATGCGTTTATCAAACAGCGGCTCGATGAGGCCGGTGTGCCGGCCGCCGAGATTGCCGATTCAGAGACGCTCGCGCGACGTTTGTATTTCGTGTTGACGGGCCTGCCCCCCGCACCGGATGCTGTGGAGCGCTTTGTGGCCGAGGCGGCGGCGGATCGGCAGGCCGCCGTCGAATCCACGGTGGAAGAGCTACTGGCTTCTCCGGCCTATGGCGAGCGCTGGGGCCGCCACTGGATGGACTGGATGCGCTATTCCGAGACCCACGGCAGCGAAGGGGACCCGGCCGTTCCCCACGCATGGCGCTATCGGGACTATATCATTCGGGCGCTGAACGCCGACGTGCCCTATGACGATCTCGTTCGCGAGCACATCGCGGGTGACCGTGTGCCCGTGCCGCGCATCAATGAAGAACTCGGCATCAACGAGTCCGTCATCGGCAATGCCCAGTTTCGCTTCGTGCAGCACGGCTTCTCCCCCACGGATCCGCTGGATGAGCGCGTCCATGTGACGGATAACCAGGTGGACGTGATATCCAAAGCTTTTCTCGGCCTGACGGTCTCCTGCGCGCGCTGTCACGATCACAAGTTTGATCCGATCAGCCAGAAAGACTTCTACGCTCTCTACGGCATATTCGCGAGCACCCGCCCTGCCACGGTGACCATCGACACCCCCGCGCGCCAGGATGTGAACAAGGCGGCCCTCCAGGCGCAGAAGAATCAAATTCGCGCTGCGACGGCCACCGCGTGGATCGCGGCCACCGATCAGTTGCCCGCAAAGCTGCAAGCGCCCGTTGGTCCGTGGGCCGACGCCATCGCCAATGCAACCACAAATCTCGATCCGCTCCACGCGTGGCAGCGGCTGGGCAAAGCCGAGGACGGCGCGCTCCGGCGGGGATGGAACGAACTCGCGGCCCAGTGGCACGGCAGCCGGGGCGCACTGGAGCAACGGCGCGGCACGGCTTATCCGCTTCAATGGAATCTCGGGCAGGACGGCGCAAACTGGCAGCGCCATGGCAACGGCGTGGCGGCCACAGCCTCTGCTCCTGGAGAGTTTATTGTAGCTATCGGGGGAGACCGCGTCGTGGAGACGATTCTGCCCTCGGGCACCTATGGCAATCTCCTTTCGCAGAAGCACAGTGCGAATCTCGCTTCGCCCCGCTTCGATGTCGCGCAGAAGGCTCTCTATGTGCGCTTTGCGGGCAATGGCGACGCCCGCCACCGCTACGTGGTCCAGGATTATCCGCGGGATGGCACGATCTATCCGCTTACGAAACTTAATGGCGGTGATTGGCACTGGCAGCGCTGGGACATGGACTACTGGAAGGGCGACACGGCCCATCTGGAGATTTCCACCGCGATGGATCAGGCCGTGCTCGCGGAGCAGAAGCTGACGCCGTCGTGGTTTGGTATTTCTGAAGCCATTGCCGTGGACGAGGGTCAACCAGAACCCCGGGATGAGATGGCGGAGTTCGTCTCACCGCTGTTTGCAGTCGAGGGCGAACCCGACAACACAGGAGCGCTGGCCGATCGTTATCGGCTTTCGCTACGTGCGGCCATCGAGGCCTGGCGCGATGGTCGCATGAGCGATGAGCAGGCCCGCTACCTCAACTATTTCGTGCGGCGGGGATTATTGCCCAATACACTGGCGGAATTGCAGGAGCCTGGCGCACTTGTGGTGGAGTATCGCCGACTCGAAGGCGAAATACCCGTCCCAACGCGCGTGCCCGGCATGCTCGAAGGTGCGCCGGTGGCGCAGCCGCTGTATGTGCGTGGCAACCACAAGACGCCCGGTGAAATCGTGCCCCACCGCTTTCTGGAGGGTATCGACGCGACCCCTTACGACTCGAAGGACGCAGGGCGCCTGGCGCTGGCGGAGAGTATCTTGCGCGAGAACAATCCGCTCGCCGCACGCGTCATCGTGAACCGCCTCTGGCACTATACTTTCGGTCGCGGCATCGTCGCCACGACCGACAATTTCGGCAAGATGGGCGAACTGCCGACGCACCCCGAGCTCCTGGATTTCCTGGCGACGCGGATGCGCGAGGAAGATTGGTCCGTCAAAGCCATGCTGCGCCTGTTGGTCACATCGCGGACTTTTCAGCTCAGCGCGGCGCCTTCCAGCGAGGCGCGCGAGCGCGACCCGAACAATCTCCTGCTCTCCCATGCCCATGTGCGCAGGCTGGAAGCCGAGGCCATTCGCGATGCCATGCTCGCCACCTCGGGCCGCCTGGACGCAACGATTGGCGGTGAACCCGTCGGCGGCTGGGAGCCCCGGCGGAGCGTGTATGTTCGGGTCATACGAAACGGACTCGATCCGCTGTTGACCACCTTCGACTTTCCCACCCCCTTCACGACCCAGGGCCGGCGCGACAGCACAAACGTTCCCGCCCAGTCGCTCACGTTCATGAACGAACCCTTCGTCCGCATGCTGGCCGATGGACTTGCGAGCCGGGTACGGCAGGATGCTGCGCTGGCCGACGATGGTGCCCGGGCGGAAGCGATGTTTCGCCTCGTGACGGGTCGCTCACCGCAAGCGGAAGAGCGTGAGCGGATGCTGGCCTATGTCGCCACGGCGCAGACGCGTCCCGATGGCGCAGTGCTCGAGCCATCACTGAAAGCGCGGCTCAACGTAGCCGAAGACAGACTGGCCGATCACGAGCAAGCGGTCTCGGAAGCGGTAGCGAAGAAACTGTCGGAAGATCCGCGATTTTCGGAGATCCCCGAAGACCAGCGCAGCGCCAGGGCCAATCCGGGCTTGTGGCAGCAGCGCAATGAAGCCCAGGCCCAGCTCGACTACCTTCGCGGGCTGGCGGCCCCGGCGCAGCCCTGGGTGGAGCTCGCCCAGTCCCTCTTCAGTCTCAAAGAATTCATCTACCTGAGGTAA
- a CDS encoding ATP-binding cassette domain-containing protein: MKPFITLDSVTLRVGGALAFSETTWRIHEGEQWVVIGPNGAGKSALLGAFDGRTPVVKGEVWYHFACADPAESYPMDGTIPENRIAWVSQEDQAALARSGAEYHQARWNAADADLAPKVEETLVRRTQASPRDIRDAARRAGIEHRLKHPLPALSNGELRRVLIAEALLQKPRLIILDDPFAGLDTDARIRLSALLEELIARGIVLVVVVRRPEEIPTSTTHLLLVENGQVALQGPIARLRDHRRLRSFFASPRPRKSARQKVSSRVGEEVFSLHQVTVRYDQTVALHHVSWKVRAGERWALMGPNGSGKSTLLSLLTGDNPQAYSNDVRIFGRRRGTGESIWDIRARIGWLSPELQWHYPAGTPVAQIIASGLFDTIGLQRELSARQRRSVKEWLARFDLPPKAPFGTLGAGAQRMALLARALIKSPDLILLDEPCQGLDAEHRGAFHRALGAALEGHPCALVYITHHAEELPPVVNRLLRLERGRVLD; the protein is encoded by the coding sequence ATGAAACCCTTTATCACCCTCGATTCCGTCACCTTGCGCGTCGGTGGCGCACTCGCCTTCTCCGAAACGACGTGGCGCATCCATGAAGGCGAACAATGGGTCGTCATTGGCCCGAACGGCGCTGGAAAGTCCGCACTGCTCGGCGCCTTCGACGGCCGCACGCCGGTGGTCAAGGGCGAAGTCTGGTATCACTTCGCCTGCGCCGATCCCGCCGAGAGCTATCCCATGGACGGCACGATCCCGGAGAACCGGATTGCCTGGGTGTCGCAGGAGGATCAGGCGGCCCTGGCCCGTTCCGGCGCGGAGTACCATCAAGCGCGCTGGAACGCCGCCGACGCCGACTTGGCCCCGAAGGTCGAGGAAACCCTTGTAAGACGGACCCAGGCCTCCCCTCGCGACATACGCGATGCCGCACGGCGTGCGGGTATCGAGCATCGTCTGAAGCACCCCCTTCCCGCCCTCTCCAACGGCGAACTCCGCCGGGTGCTGATTGCCGAGGCCCTGCTCCAGAAACCCCGCTTGATCATTCTCGATGATCCTTTCGCCGGCCTTGATACGGACGCACGAATCCGTCTGAGCGCCTTGCTGGAGGAACTGATCGCGCGCGGAATAGTTCTGGTCGTCGTGGTCCGTCGCCCCGAGGAAATACCGACCTCTACCACGCACCTTCTTCTGGTAGAGAATGGGCAGGTCGCACTCCAGGGCCCCATTGCCCGCCTGCGCGACCACCGCCGCTTGCGGTCGTTCTTTGCTTCGCCCCGCCCCCGAAAGAGTGCTCGTCAAAAAGTTTCATCGCGCGTCGGTGAGGAAGTCTTCTCCCTCCACCAGGTGACCGTCCGCTACGATCAGACCGTGGCCCTGCACCACGTATCCTGGAAAGTGCGCGCGGGCGAACGCTGGGCCTTGATGGGACCCAACGGCTCGGGCAAGAGCACGCTCCTCAGTCTGCTCACGGGAGACAATCCGCAAGCCTACAGCAATGACGTGCGGATATTTGGACGGCGGCGCGGCACGGGCGAGAGTATCTGGGACATCCGCGCGCGCATCGGGTGGCTTTCGCCCGAGTTGCAATGGCATTACCCCGCGGGTACCCCGGTGGCGCAGATAATCGCCTCGGGACTTTTTGACACCATCGGACTTCAGCGCGAACTGAGCGCAAGGCAGCGCCGGAGCGTGAAGGAATGGCTGGCGCGCTTTGATCTACCGCCGAAAGCGCCTTTTGGCACACTGGGCGCCGGAGCACAGCGGATGGCGCTGCTGGCGCGCGCGCTCATAAAATCGCCGGATCTGATACTGCTGGACGAGCCCTGCCAGGGTCTGGACGCCGAGCATCGAGGGGCCTTCCACCGGGCGCTGGGCGCGGCACTGGAAGGACACCCCTGCGCGCTGGTGTATATCACGCATCATGCCGAGGAATTGCCCCCGGTGGTTAATCGGCTATTGAGGCTCGAACGCGGTCGGGTGTTGGACTGA
- a CDS encoding enoyl-ACP reductase, which yields MANGLLAGKRGLVFGVANDKSIAWACAQECAAQGAELVFNYLGPLEKRVRDLAGTIPGSDVLECDVTKDEEIVSFFEKIKEKWGTIDFVIHSIAFAERDDLKNPFVQTPRKNFALAMDVSAYSLVALCREAAPLMPNGGSVVAMTYYGAEKVLPNYNMMGVAKAALEASCRYLANDLGPVGIRVNCVSAGPLRTLSASAIAGMRKMLKANADTAPLRRNTTVEDVAKSTVYLLSDMASGVTGETHHVDCGYNIMGLTLTGEETAAE from the coding sequence ATGGCAAATGGACTGCTGGCCGGCAAGCGCGGCCTGGTGTTTGGCGTGGCCAACGACAAATCGATCGCCTGGGCCTGCGCCCAGGAGTGCGCCGCCCAGGGCGCCGAGCTTGTTTTCAACTACCTCGGACCGCTGGAAAAGCGCGTGCGCGATCTCGCCGGAACCATCCCCGGCTCCGACGTGCTCGAGTGCGACGTGACGAAAGATGAAGAGATCGTCTCCTTCTTCGAGAAGATCAAGGAAAAGTGGGGCACGATTGACTTCGTGATCCATTCCATCGCCTTCGCCGAGCGCGACGACCTGAAAAACCCCTTCGTGCAGACGCCCCGCAAGAATTTCGCCTTGGCCATGGACGTGTCCGCCTATTCCCTCGTGGCCCTGTGCCGCGAGGCCGCGCCCCTCATGCCCAACGGCGGCAGCGTCGTCGCCATGACCTACTACGGCGCCGAGAAAGTGCTGCCGAATTACAACATGATGGGCGTCGCCAAGGCCGCCCTCGAAGCGAGCTGCCGCTATCTCGCCAACGACCTCGGGCCCGTCGGCATCCGCGTCAACTGCGTCAGCGCCGGCCCCCTTCGCACCCTCTCCGCAAGCGCCATCGCCGGCATGCGCAAAATGCTCAAGGCCAACGCCGACACCGCCCCGCTCCGCCGCAACACCACCGTCGAAGACGTCGCAAAGAGCACGGTTTACCTGCTTTCGGATATGGCCTCCGGCGTCACCGGCGAGACCCACCACGTCGACTGCGGCTACAACATCATGGGCCTCACCCTGACCGGTGAAGAGACGGCCGCCGAGTAA
- a CDS encoding PQQ-binding-like beta-propeller repeat protein, producing the protein MLALRHFFLGGLVLLGCAATPAGESWPEFRGPFGDGHVQAAGDTTPTGLPTHWSEAENVTWKTAIPLKGWSTPVVMDGQVWLTTATEEGTEYYVICVDAATGAILHNKKLFESASPEPLGNNVNCYASPSPAIESGRVYVHFGSYGTACLDTKTAEVLWQRTDLPCRHYRGPGSSPILFEDLLILTFDGIDQQYVTALDKHTGVTKWRTDRTRKWEDFEPDGSIIRGGDLRKSFSTPLIVEQGGKPLMLSVGSSATYGYDPRTGQELWKVEQIGFTPSTRPVWDGERMFTALGYGATDLWAIRTDGAGDVSGTHVAWKYVDRSMPETPSPILVDGLLYVVSNRGEVTCFESDSGTVVWSERIGGNFIASPILADGLLYFASSQGTTKILRAGRSFEVVAENKLDEGLMASPAAAGKALFLRTPGFLYRIESKS; encoded by the coding sequence ATGTTGGCATTGAGACACTTTTTTCTTGGGGGGCTGGTGCTCCTCGGTTGCGCTGCGACGCCTGCGGGCGAATCCTGGCCTGAATTCCGCGGCCCCTTCGGCGATGGTCATGTGCAGGCCGCCGGCGACACCACGCCCACCGGCCTGCCGACGCACTGGAGTGAGGCGGAAAACGTCACCTGGAAGACGGCCATTCCGCTGAAGGGCTGGTCGACGCCGGTGGTGATGGATGGGCAGGTCTGGCTGACGACGGCGACGGAGGAGGGCACGGAGTATTACGTGATCTGCGTGGACGCGGCGACGGGCGCGATCCTGCACAACAAGAAGCTCTTCGAATCCGCCTCGCCCGAGCCCCTGGGCAACAATGTCAACTGCTACGCCTCCCCCTCCCCCGCTATCGAATCGGGCCGGGTCTATGTACATTTCGGCAGCTATGGAACGGCCTGCCTGGACACGAAAACGGCGGAGGTACTCTGGCAACGCACGGATCTCCCCTGCCGTCACTATCGCGGGCCGGGCTCTTCACCGATTCTCTTTGAAGACCTGTTGATTTTGACGTTTGACGGGATTGATCAGCAGTATGTCACCGCGCTGGATAAGCACACGGGCGTGACGAAGTGGCGGACCGACCGCACGCGAAAGTGGGAAGACTTTGAGCCGGATGGCTCGATCATTCGCGGCGGCGATTTGCGAAAGAGCTTCAGCACGCCGCTTATTGTGGAGCAGGGCGGCAAGCCGCTGATGCTGAGCGTGGGTTCCTCGGCGACCTATGGCTATGATCCACGCACGGGCCAGGAGCTCTGGAAAGTGGAGCAGATCGGCTTTACACCCTCGACGCGTCCGGTGTGGGACGGCGAGCGGATGTTCACGGCGCTGGGCTATGGCGCGACGGACCTCTGGGCCATTCGGACGGACGGCGCGGGCGATGTCTCCGGGACGCACGTAGCCTGGAAATATGTGGACAGGAGCATGCCGGAGACGCCCTCGCCCATTCTGGTTGACGGGCTGCTTTATGTGGTGAGCAATCGCGGGGAGGTGACCTGCTTTGAATCCGACTCGGGAACGGTGGTGTGGAGCGAGCGGATCGGCGGCAATTTCATCGCGTCGCCGATTCTGGCCGATGGGCTGCTGTATTTCGCCAGCTCCCAGGGCACGACAAAAATACTTCGCGCGGGCCGCAGCTTCGAGGTGGTGGCGGAGAACAAACTGGACGAAGGATTGATGGCTTCTCCGGCGGCCGCGGGCAAGGCGCTTTTTCTGCGCACACCGGGCTTCCTCTACCGCATTGAAAGCAAGTCATGA
- a CDS encoding exo-alpha-sialidase: MSSINVQSTGLIYRNPKPHVRSVHAYFPSLAALDNGDLLCTGVLGEAFEAHNCRTHVFRSTDRGQTWVHEGPIYPGPPHPLMSDFSRITALGKGKVVAMMVRQDRRDLPDEGLANPETMGFAPGEVLMLRSEDYGKTWSEPVRQTPPLEGPEFELCSPINVLPDGRWVWSTSTWFDWAGNCPNGLHLVGWVSEDEGETWSSYMDVMHEAGNRTFFWESKIIDLKDGQLLANAWVYDDVAKADRPNEYALSGDGGESWTAPMSTGLHGQTMTPITLDDGRILSVYRRTDEPGLWANLSRVEGTTWINETTTPIWGQRAAGLIGDTGNMANNFAVLRFGAPCLVKLDDGVIYGAFWCYEDCVSVLRWFTLTVG; the protein is encoded by the coding sequence ATGTCATCGATCAACGTCCAATCCACCGGCCTCATCTACCGCAACCCCAAGCCCCACGTGCGCAGCGTCCACGCCTATTTCCCGTCCCTCGCGGCGCTGGACAACGGCGACCTGCTCTGCACCGGCGTACTCGGTGAGGCTTTCGAGGCCCACAACTGCCGCACCCATGTATTCCGCTCGACAGATCGTGGCCAAACCTGGGTGCACGAGGGCCCCATTTATCCCGGACCGCCCCACCCGCTGATGTCGGACTTTTCGCGCATCACGGCGCTGGGCAAGGGCAAGGTGGTGGCCATGATGGTGCGGCAGGATCGCCGCGACCTGCCCGACGAAGGCCTCGCCAACCCCGAGACCATGGGCTTCGCACCGGGCGAGGTCCTGATGCTGCGGTCCGAGGACTACGGCAAGACCTGGAGCGAGCCCGTGCGCCAGACGCCGCCGCTGGAGGGTCCGGAGTTCGAGTTGTGCAGCCCCATCAACGTCCTGCCCGATGGTCGCTGGGTCTGGAGCACGTCCACGTGGTTCGACTGGGCGGGCAATTGTCCCAACGGCCTCCACCTGGTGGGTTGGGTCTCGGAAGACGAAGGCGAGACCTGGTCCAGCTACATGGACGTGATGCACGAGGCGGGTAACCGCACCTTTTTCTGGGAATCCAAGATCATCGACCTGAAAGACGGGCAATTGCTGGCCAACGCCTGGGTCTACGACGACGTGGCGAAGGCAGATCGGCCCAATGAATACGCCCTGAGCGGCGATGGCGGTGAATCCTGGACCGCGCCCATGTCCACTGGCCTCCACGGCCAGACCATGACGCCCATCACCCTCGATGACGGCCGCATCCTCAGCGTATACCGCCGCACCGACGAACCGGGCCTCTGGGCCAACCTCAGCCGTGTGGAAGGCACTACCTGGATCAACGAGACGACCACGCCCATCTGGGGCCAGCGCGCGGCCGGACTCATCGGCGACACCGGCAACATGGCCAACAACTTCGCCGTACTCCGCTTCGGCGCCCCCTGCCTCGTGAAGCTGGACGACGGGGTAATCTATGGTGCCTTCTGGTGCTACGAGGACTGCGTGTCTGTACTCAGGTGGTTCACCCTGACGGTGGGCTGA
- a CDS encoding ABC transporter ATP-binding protein — protein sequence MAKRGINFKSSWAEARTIIWSHRKRIALGMVLVVINRLCGFVAPGSTKYLVDNILAPGAHTQPLFGISDPGQLLKVLGLAVAVACLVQAVTTFALSQVLGVAAQKAITDMRKKVQQHVMRLPVQYFDSTKTGVLISRVMTDAEGIRNLIGTGLVQVSGGVFGAAIALGILFWLNWILTAVIIVVLAAFGFSMAFAFNRLRPLFRERGEINAQVTGRLTESLGGVRVVKGYTAERREDLIFAKGIHRLFRNVAAAVTGVSAISSVSTALIGIIATVMIMLGGHFVLTGAMTPGDLFMFLAFVAMVVMPLVQIANISTQFSEAFAGLDRIREIRSMATEDDEDASREATGPVNGDIAFEGVHFEYDEGVPVLKGVSFQAPAGSTTALVGSSGSGKSTLIGLVMAFNRPKQGRVTVDGKDLSALKLRDYRSHLGLVLQENFLFDGTIAENIAFSRPNAPRDEIQRVSKLAHCDEFIMGFEQGYDTIVGERGVKLSGGQRQRIAIARAILADPKILILDEATSSLDSESEAYIQDGLKSLRSGRTSFVIAHRLSTIRSADQILVLEHGEIVEQGTHAELMAMNGRYRDLHDRQYQFESNQFINPGEDFTPEAAPAR from the coding sequence ATGGCCAAGCGCGGCATCAATTTCAAGAGTTCCTGGGCGGAAGCCAGGACCATCATCTGGTCCCATCGCAAACGCATCGCGCTGGGCATGGTGCTGGTGGTGATTAACCGGCTTTGCGGCTTTGTCGCACCCGGCAGCACGAAGTATCTGGTGGACAATATCCTCGCACCCGGCGCCCACACCCAGCCGCTCTTCGGCATCAGCGATCCGGGGCAGCTTCTCAAGGTGCTGGGGCTTGCCGTGGCCGTGGCGTGCCTCGTTCAGGCGGTCACGACCTTTGCCCTCTCTCAGGTACTGGGCGTGGCGGCGCAGAAGGCCATCACCGACATGCGCAAGAAGGTGCAGCAACACGTCATGCGCCTGCCAGTCCAGTATTTCGACTCCACCAAGACCGGTGTGCTGATTTCCCGCGTCATGACCGATGCCGAGGGCATCCGCAACCTTATCGGCACTGGACTGGTTCAGGTCAGCGGCGGCGTCTTCGGTGCGGCCATCGCCCTGGGCATCCTCTTCTGGCTCAACTGGATCCTCACCGCGGTGATCATCGTGGTCCTCGCGGCCTTTGGCTTTTCCATGGCCTTCGCCTTCAACCGCCTGCGTCCCCTCTTCCGCGAACGGGGCGAGATCAACGCCCAGGTTACCGGTCGCCTCACCGAATCCCTCGGTGGCGTGCGCGTGGTCAAAGGCTATACCGCCGAGCGGCGCGAAGACCTGATCTTCGCGAAGGGCATTCACCGGCTCTTCCGAAATGTGGCTGCCGCCGTGACCGGTGTCTCTGCCATTTCCTCCGTATCCACTGCCCTCATCGGCATCATCGCCACGGTGATGATCATGCTCGGCGGCCACTTCGTGCTCACCGGAGCCATGACACCGGGTGATCTTTTCATGTTTCTCGCCTTTGTCGCCATGGTGGTCATGCCGCTGGTCCAGATTGCTAACATTTCCACCCAGTTCAGCGAGGCTTTTGCCGGGTTGGACCGCATCCGCGAAATTCGCAGCATGGCTACGGAAGACGACGAGGACGCCAGTCGCGAAGCCACTGGCCCGGTGAACGGCGATATCGCCTTTGAAGGCGTTCACTTCGAATACGATGAAGGCGTGCCCGTGCTAAAGGGGGTATCGTTTCAGGCGCCCGCCGGATCCACCACGGCCCTCGTCGGTTCCAGCGGCTCGGGCAAGAGCACGCTCATCGGCTTGGTGATGGCCTTCAACCGTCCAAAGCAGGGGCGCGTTACCGTGGACGGGAAGGACCTCTCCGCACTGAAATTGCGGGATTACCGGAGCCACCTGGGGCTGGTCTTGCAGGAGAACTTCCTCTTCGACGGAACCATCGCGGAGAACATCGCCTTCTCCCGGCCCAACGCGCCGCGGGATGAAATTCAGCGGGTGAGTAAACTGGCCCACTGCGACGAGTTCATCATGGGTTTCGAGCAGGGTTATGACACGATTGTAGGCGAGCGGGGCGTGAAGCTCTCGGGTGGACAGCGTCAGCGTATCGCCATCGCACGGGCCATTCTGGCGGACCCGAAGATCCTGATTCTGGATGAGGCAACTTCAAGCCTCGACAGCGAAAGCGAGGCCTATATTCAAGATGGGCTGAAGTCCCTCCGGAGTGGACGCACGAGCTTCGTCATCGCCCACCGACTCTCGACCATCCGCAGCGCCGACCAGATTCTGGTGCTGGAACATGGCGAAATTGTGGAGCAGGGGACCCACGCGGAACTCATGGCGATGAACGGGCGCTATCGCGATCTGCATGATCGCCAGTACCAGTTCGAAAGCAACCAGTTCATAAATCCCGGCGAAGATTTCACGCCCGAGGCCGCACCCGCCCGCTAG
- a CDS encoding GNAT family N-acetyltransferase — MEIETPRLRLRPWRPEDKSALLRHGNNPNVAHNLFNLFPSPYTESDAEAWLSARAADTGPVHYFAIEIEGEAVGGISIRAHGDVLARTADIGYWLGESHWGGGVMTEALRAIVRHAFFNLDYHRLEAGHFGWNPASGRVLEKAGFRLEGCQRERYFKNGRFTDNMLYGLLRDEVA; from the coding sequence GTGGAAATTGAGACGCCCCGCCTCCGGCTGCGCCCCTGGCGACCAGAGGACAAATCCGCGCTGCTGCGTCACGGCAACAACCCAAACGTCGCGCACAACTTGTTCAACCTTTTTCCCTCGCCCTATACGGAATCCGACGCGGAAGCCTGGCTGTCCGCCCGAGCGGCGGACACCGGGCCCGTCCATTATTTCGCCATCGAAATCGAAGGGGAGGCTGTGGGTGGGATTAGTATACGCGCGCACGGCGATGTGCTGGCCAGGACCGCCGATATCGGTTACTGGCTTGGTGAATCCCATTGGGGCGGGGGCGTCATGACCGAAGCGCTCCGCGCCATTGTGCGTCATGCTTTCTTCAACCTCGACTATCATCGACTCGAGGCGGGTCACTTTGGCTGGAATCCGGCTTCGGGGCGGGTTCTGGAAAAGGCGGGATTCCGGCTGGAGGGGTGCCAACGGGAACGTTATTTCAAGAATGGCCGGTTTACGGACAATATGCTCTACGGCCTGCTGCGGGACGAGGTGGCCTGA